A genomic stretch from Candidatus Cloacimonas sp. includes:
- a CDS encoding 2-hydroxyacyl-CoA dehydratase yields the protein MIPKKIAFTSSLPVEVIYAAGHIPVDLNNIFITQDPSTNVQNAEMKGFPRTLCSWIKGNYTAALSLQPDLIIGIVEGDCSNSTSLLDLFTEINLPVYRFSFPTTKNYAELNNEITRLEDYFGVSRRETLKTKKRLDEIRKKLITLDELTWKEHLVTGLENHTWLVNASDFNGNPDRYESELDDFLSEAKKRDPFSAKLRLAYLGVPPIYKNVYEVILELGGDVLFNEVQRQFAMPYLCDDIVEQYLAYTYPYSVFDRLKDIKWELKKRRIEAVISYTQSFCHLQLDNLLLRKHIDLPFLTLEGDQPEDIDARTLLRLESFFEVHGRK from the coding sequence ATGATTCCTAAAAAAATTGCCTTCACTTCTTCCTTGCCGGTAGAAGTTATTTATGCCGCAGGACATATTCCCGTGGACTTAAATAATATATTTATCACGCAAGACCCTTCAACTAATGTTCAAAATGCTGAAATGAAAGGATTTCCGCGCACACTTTGCAGTTGGATTAAAGGTAATTATACAGCTGCACTTTCTCTTCAACCGGACTTGATAATCGGAATTGTGGAAGGCGATTGTTCAAATTCCACTTCCTTACTGGATTTATTTACGGAAATAAATCTGCCGGTTTATCGTTTTTCCTTTCCTACAACCAAAAATTATGCGGAACTTAATAATGAAATAACCAGGTTAGAAGATTATTTTGGCGTTTCACGCAGAGAGACCTTGAAAACCAAAAAACGCCTCGATGAAATAAGAAAAAAACTTATCACTCTGGATGAATTAACCTGGAAAGAACATTTGGTAACCGGACTGGAAAATCATACCTGGCTGGTTAATGCCTCCGATTTTAACGGAAATCCGGATCGCTATGAAAGTGAATTGGATGACTTTTTATCAGAAGCAAAAAAAAGAGACCCCTTTTCTGCCAAATTGCGCTTGGCTTATTTAGGCGTTCCACCCATCTATAAAAATGTCTATGAGGTAATTCTTGAACTGGGAGGAGATGTTTTATTCAATGAAGTTCAGCGTCAATTTGCCATGCCGTATTTATGCGATGACATAGTTGAACAATATTTGGCTTATACTTATCCCTACAGTGTTTTTGATCGCTTAAAAGATATTAAATGGGAACTTAAAAAACGCCGTATCGAAGCAGTGATTAGCTACACGCAAAGCTTTTGCCACTTACAACTGGATAACCTACTGCTCAGAAAACATATAGACCTGCCCTTTTTAACTTTGGAAGGTGATCAACCGGAAGATATCGATGCCAGAACTCTGCTGAGATTAGAAAGCTTTTTTGAAGTGCACGGACGGAAATAG